From Halobacillus sp. Marseille-Q1614, the proteins below share one genomic window:
- the ftsE gene encoding cell division ATP-binding protein FtsE: protein MIEMKGVYKTYPNGVTALNGIDVHIAKGEFVYVVGPSGAGKSTFTRLMFREERPSKGTVKINDYNLSTIKERKVPKFRRDIGVVYQDFRLLPRLTVYENVAFALEVIEESPNQIRRRVMDVLDQVRLKNKARFIPDELSGGEQQRVSIARAIANRPKLLIADEPTGNLDPDTSWEIMHILEEINSKGTTVLMATHSQEIVNTIRRRVIAIEDGQIVRDEARGEYGYEI from the coding sequence ATGATTGAGATGAAGGGTGTGTACAAGACTTACCCTAATGGTGTCACTGCGTTAAACGGGATCGATGTACATATAGCGAAAGGCGAGTTTGTATATGTAGTTGGACCTAGTGGGGCCGGTAAGTCAACTTTTACGAGACTGATGTTCAGGGAAGAAAGACCTTCAAAGGGTACAGTAAAGATAAATGATTATAATCTATCAACAATAAAAGAACGCAAGGTTCCAAAATTCCGTCGTGACATTGGAGTAGTCTATCAGGACTTTCGTTTACTTCCAAGATTAACAGTTTATGAAAACGTCGCATTTGCTTTAGAGGTTATCGAAGAATCTCCTAACCAAATTCGACGTCGAGTTATGGATGTACTAGATCAGGTGCGTTTAAAAAATAAGGCGCGCTTTATTCCCGATGAGCTGTCGGGAGGAGAACAGCAGAGAGTATCAATTGCCAGGGCGATTGCCAATCGGCCAAAGCTGTTAATCGCTGATGAGCCAACAGGTAACTTGGATCCGGATACGTCGTGGGAAATTATGCACATCTTGGAAGAAATTAATTCAAAAGGTACTACAGTACTTATGGCTACCCACAGCCAGGAGATAGTAAACACGATCAGAAGACGCGTTATTGCGATCGAAGATGGACAGATCGTGCGTGATGAAGCACGGGGGGAATATGGCTATGAAATTTAG
- the galU gene encoding UTP--glucose-1-phosphate uridylyltransferase GalU produces the protein MTVKKAIIPAAGLGTRFLPATKAMPKEMLPIVDKPTIQYIVEEAIASGIEDIIIVTGKGKRAIEDHFDHSFELEDNLYKKEKFDLLEKVKQPGAVDIHYIRQKEPKGLGHAVWCARKFIGDEPFAVLLGDDIVEADKPCLKQLIEQYEETGSSIIGIKQVPEEDTSRYGIIAPSNQEDRRYQVEYFVEKPKQGEAPSNLAIIGRYVLTPEIMDLLDNQKAGAGNEIQLTDAIERLNKTKPVYGYEFEGDRYDVGDQLGFIETTLSMSLKRDDLKDDVQKLIQKLASGNTTPK, from the coding sequence ATGACAGTAAAAAAAGCAATTATTCCCGCAGCTGGACTGGGCACTCGTTTTCTTCCAGCCACCAAAGCAATGCCTAAAGAAATGCTTCCAATCGTTGATAAGCCGACCATTCAATATATTGTTGAGGAAGCTATAGCTTCTGGAATTGAAGATATTATCATTGTGACCGGTAAAGGGAAACGGGCCATTGAAGATCATTTTGACCATTCCTTTGAACTTGAAGATAACTTATACAAAAAAGAAAAGTTTGATTTATTGGAAAAGGTAAAGCAGCCAGGTGCTGTAGATATTCACTACATCCGCCAGAAGGAACCAAAGGGGCTGGGGCATGCGGTCTGGTGTGCAAGAAAGTTTATTGGGGATGAACCTTTTGCCGTTTTACTCGGAGATGACATTGTGGAGGCAGACAAACCTTGTTTAAAACAGCTGATCGAGCAGTATGAAGAAACAGGGTCATCTATTATAGGGATTAAACAAGTACCTGAAGAAGATACGTCTCGCTATGGAATTATTGCACCGTCCAATCAAGAGGACCGGCGCTATCAAGTGGAATATTTTGTGGAAAAACCAAAGCAGGGCGAAGCTCCTTCTAATTTAGCGATCATCGGCCGTTACGTTCTGACACCTGAAATTATGGATTTGCTTGATAATCAGAAGGCCGGTGCGGGGAATGAAATTCAGCTTACTGACGCTATTGAACGATTGAATAAGACGAAGCCAGTCTATGGATATGAGTTTGAAGGTGACCGTTATGATGTTGGCGATCAGCTAGGTTTCATTGAAACGACTTTATCTATGTCTTTAAAACGGGATGATCTAAAAGATGACGTTCAGAAGCTTATACAAAAGCTTGCTTCCGGAAATACTACACCAAAATAA
- the prfB gene encoding peptide chain release factor 2 (programmed frameshift), with the protein MDMAEIRHELDNTAKQLADFRGSLDVEQKKTRIAELEEEMTEPGFWDKQETAQKVINELNGLKYLVNTLEGHEENHENLEVSYELVKEEDDEDLLAELVEEIHQLVEKLGEFELSLLLSEPYDKNNAILELHPGAGGTESQDWASMLLRMYTRWAEKRGFSVETLDYLPGEEAGVKSVTLLIKGHNAYGYLKAEKGVHRLVRISPFDSSGRRHTSFVSCEVMPEFNDEVEIDVRTEDLKIDTYRSSGAGGQHVNTTDSAVRITHVPTNTIVTCQSERSQIKNREQAMKMLKSKLYQLEIERQQAELDDIRGEQKEIGWGSQIRSYVFHPYSMVKDHRTNVENGNTQAVMDGELEKFINAYLRSQMD; encoded by the exons ATGGATATGGCAGAAATTCGCCACGAATTAGATAATACAGCTAAACAATTAGCGGACTTCAGGGGGTCTCTT GACGTCGAACAAAAGAAAACCCGAATTGCCGAGTTAGAAGAGGAAATGACTGAGCCCGGATTCTGGGATAAGCAGGAGACAGCACAAAAGGTCATCAATGAACTCAATGGCCTTAAGTATCTTGTCAATACTCTTGAAGGGCATGAAGAAAATCACGAAAACCTCGAAGTTTCTTATGAACTCGTTAAGGAAGAGGATGACGAAGATCTTCTTGCGGAGCTTGTAGAAGAAATCCATCAGCTTGTTGAGAAACTCGGTGAGTTTGAATTATCCCTGTTACTAAGTGAGCCATACGATAAAAACAATGCGATTCTTGAACTGCACCCAGGGGCAGGTGGAACAGAATCACAAGACTGGGCGAGCATGCTTCTTCGTATGTATACGCGCTGGGCAGAGAAACGTGGATTTTCTGTTGAAACGCTCGATTATCTCCCTGGTGAAGAAGCCGGCGTTAAAAGTGTAACCCTTTTGATCAAAGGGCATAATGCCTACGGCTATCTTAAGGCTGAAAAAGGAGTTCACCGTCTCGTTAGGATTTCTCCGTTTGATTCTTCGGGGCGCCGCCACACTTCTTTTGTGTCTTGTGAAGTAATGCCGGAATTTAATGACGAAGTTGAAATAGATGTTCGCACAGAAGATTTGAAGATCGATACGTATCGATCAAGCGGTGCCGGAGGTCAGCACGTCAACACGACAGATTCCGCCGTGCGGATTACTCACGTCCCGACGAATACGATCGTTACCTGTCAGTCTGAGCGTTCTCAAATTAAGAACCGTGAGCAGGCAATGAAGATGTTAAAATCTAAGCTTTATCAGCTGGAGATCGAACGCCAGCAGGCGGAACTTGATGATATCCGCGGCGAACAGAAGGAGATTGGCTGGGGAAGCCAAATCCGCTCTTATGTTTTCCACCCTTATTCCATGGTGAAAGATCACCGCACCAATGTGGAAAACGGTAATACCCAAGCCGTCATGGACGGTGAACTTGAGAAATTCATTAACGCTTATCTGCGCTCACAGATGGACTAG
- a CDS encoding murein hydrolase activator EnvC: MRKFYTVSLTTLLVAGSLLTPFQVEANGDLDEVRKELRELEEEKGNVGDKKSKISEDKSKTEEEIAQNEAEQEKTEKQMEKIDKQLSETQEKLRQKETEIKETEEQITQLKKEIEELQKRIKEREELLTERLRALQKSGGDVQYLEVLMGAQSFGDFLDRASAVTTIMDQDKNIMDTHMKEKQLLEEKQIEVKQKKEDLVSQKADLEEIKADLDKQMAEKEKLMEELEVQEKELHDHKMDLEEEESLLKSQEAAIQSAMKNAENEESEIQAEIERQAELERQREAERKKQEAAKSSSSSSSSSASPAPAPKPAALSSGDKFIRPAAGPITSEMGARWGSNHAGMDIGGNGTPIKAAASGEVLRSYYSSSYGNVVYLTHYIDGKVYTTVYAHMQNRQVSSGDTVSQGQQLGLMGNTGQSTGPHLHFELHEGAWNASKSNAVNPRNYINF, from the coding sequence ATGAGGAAGTTTTACACTGTATCACTTACTACATTATTAGTAGCCGGTTCGCTTCTTACACCTTTTCAAGTGGAAGCAAACGGTGATCTTGATGAGGTAAGAAAAGAGTTACGTGAATTAGAAGAAGAAAAAGGAAATGTCGGAGATAAAAAAAGTAAGATCTCTGAAGATAAAAGTAAAACCGAAGAAGAGATAGCTCAAAACGAAGCAGAGCAGGAAAAAACTGAGAAGCAGATGGAGAAGATCGATAAGCAGCTAAGTGAAACTCAGGAAAAGCTTCGTCAAAAAGAAACGGAAATTAAAGAAACTGAAGAACAAATCACTCAGTTGAAAAAGGAAATTGAAGAATTACAAAAAAGAATTAAAGAGCGTGAAGAGCTCCTGACTGAACGCCTGCGTGCCCTGCAAAAGAGCGGCGGGGACGTTCAGTATCTAGAAGTTCTTATGGGAGCACAGAGCTTTGGAGACTTCCTCGACCGCGCTTCGGCTGTAACGACAATCATGGATCAAGATAAAAACATTATGGACACGCATATGAAAGAAAAACAGCTTCTTGAAGAGAAACAAATAGAAGTAAAGCAGAAGAAAGAGGATCTAGTCAGTCAAAAAGCTGATCTTGAAGAAATTAAGGCCGATTTAGATAAGCAAATGGCAGAAAAAGAAAAATTAATGGAAGAGCTTGAAGTTCAGGAGAAAGAGCTTCATGATCATAAGATGGATTTAGAAGAAGAAGAGTCCCTGCTTAAAAGCCAGGAAGCAGCTATTCAATCCGCCATGAAAAATGCTGAAAATGAAGAATCAGAAATTCAGGCTGAAATAGAACGGCAGGCAGAGCTGGAACGACAAAGAGAAGCAGAGCGTAAGAAGCAAGAAGCAGCTAAGAGCTCAAGTTCTAGCAGTTCTTCCAGTGCATCACCTGCCCCGGCACCTAAACCGGCAGCATTAAGCTCCGGCGACAAGTTTATCCGCCCGGCAGCCGGTCCTATAACTTCTGAAATGGGAGCGCGCTGGGGAAGTAATCATGCGGGGATGGATATTGGAGGCAACGGGACCCCAATTAAAGCAGCGGCTTCCGGTGAAGTTCTGCGTTCGTATTATTCTTCTTCCTATGGTAATGTTGTGTATTTGACACACTATATCGATGGAAAAGTTTATACAACCGTATATGCCCACATGCAAAACCGTCAAGTCAGCTCTGGAGATACAGTTTCTCAAGGCCAGCAGCTTGGTCTAATGGGGAACACGGGACAGTCAACCGGGCCGCACCTTCACTTTGAACTGCATGAAGGGGCGTGGAACGCTTCAAAGAGTAATGCAGTAAACCCTAGAAATTACATTAACTTTTAA
- a CDS encoding YitT family protein codes for MPLLVRHAIEYGLVILGSFFVALAFNVFLLPNNIASGGVAGISTITKGIFDWEPGIVQWVLNVPLFITGVIILGKNFGVKSFVGTMVLPLFVLLTSNLAPATPDPLLGAIFGGMGVGLGLGIVFRGRASTGGIDLAAQVLHKFTHLPLGVSVALFDGLIVLTSALVFSLEEGLYALIGLFATSRTIDFVQVGLNTSKNVMIITENLEETRLKILNEIDRGVTVLQGSGGYTDEQRKVIMCVVQQNEFIKLTQTVKRIDPGAFVVAMNATEVLGEGFKMP; via the coding sequence ATGCCTCTGCTAGTGCGGCATGCTATTGAATATGGACTTGTTATTTTAGGTTCATTCTTTGTTGCGCTGGCTTTTAATGTTTTCTTATTGCCCAATAATATTGCGTCCGGCGGCGTAGCTGGGATCAGTACTATTACGAAAGGTATCTTCGACTGGGAGCCAGGGATCGTCCAGTGGGTGCTTAATGTACCTCTTTTTATAACAGGAGTCATTATATTAGGAAAAAATTTCGGAGTGAAATCATTTGTCGGGACGATGGTGCTGCCTCTTTTTGTATTACTAACGAGCAATCTTGCGCCAGCAACGCCTGATCCTTTGCTTGGAGCTATTTTTGGAGGAATGGGGGTAGGTCTTGGTCTTGGAATCGTGTTTAGAGGCCGGGCATCTACAGGTGGAATTGACTTAGCGGCACAGGTTTTACATAAGTTTACTCATTTACCGCTTGGAGTCAGTGTTGCTCTCTTTGATGGATTGATTGTTTTAACGTCAGCCCTTGTCTTTTCGCTTGAAGAAGGCCTTTACGCGTTAATTGGTTTATTTGCTACAAGCCGAACCATTGATTTTGTTCAAGTCGGATTAAATACATCGAAAAACGTAATGATTATTACGGAAAACTTGGAAGAGACACGCCTTAAAATTTTAAATGAAATAGACCGGGGAGTTACTGTACTTCAAGGTTCCGGCGGGTATACCGATGAGCAGCGAAAAGTGATTATGTGTGTGGTACAGCAGAATGAATTCATCAAATTGACACAAACTGTTAAAAGGATTGACCCGGGTGCTTTTGTAGTCGCTATGAACGCGACAGAGGTACTCGGCGAGGGTTTTAAAATGCCGTAA
- the secA gene encoding preprotein translocase subunit SecA has translation MLGTLKKIFGGENRQLKSLEKLAEKVEELEPDIEKLPDDGLRQKTEEFKSRYEKGESLDDLLAEAYAVVREASKRVLNMRPFKVQILGAIALHEGNIAEMKTGEGKTLASTMPAYLNALTGKGVHIITVNDYLASRDATEMGKLFEFLGLTVGLNLNGMSKDEKREAYKADITYGTNNEFGFDYLRDNMVLYKEQMVQRPLHYAIIDEVDSILIDEARTPLIISGSASKSADLYQAANSFVRLLERDDEYTYDEKTKNVQLTEEGINKAEKFFKIENLFDLSNVTLIHHINQALKAHTTMQRDTDYVVEEGEVVIVDQFTGRLMKGRRYSDGLHQAIEAKEGLPIQNESMTLASITFQNLFRMYEKLSGMTGTAKTEEEEFLNIYNMRVISIPTNKDVIRDDKPDLVYKTMDGKFRAVVEDIKERYENGQPVLVGTVAVETSEIISRYLTKAKVPHNVLNAKNHFREAEIIEKAGQKGAVTIATNMAGRGTDIKLGEGVRELGGLAVIGTERHESRRIDNQLRGRSGRQGDPGMSQFYLATDDELMRRFASDNMRNMMERLGMDDSQPIESKMISRAVESAQKRVEGNNFDARKTVLSYDDVLRQQREVIYKQRYEVLDSDNLREIVEQMIERTVSQTVQAHTTEELDEDWNLEAIVDYVKANLLEEGDVSVEDLKGKDPEEMEELILQKIKERYDEKEAELSEEQMREFEKVILLRTVDQKWMDHIDQMDQLRQGIHLRAYGQNDPLREYNFEGFNMFEKMVGSIDEEVAKYVMKAQIRNNLQRQEVAKGATAVSGSQESKQPKKKSPYVKKDTVGRNDPCPCGSGKKYKNCHG, from the coding sequence ATGCTTGGAACCTTAAAGAAAATTTTTGGTGGAGAGAATCGCCAGCTTAAAAGTTTAGAGAAGTTAGCAGAAAAAGTAGAAGAACTAGAACCTGATATAGAGAAGCTCCCAGATGACGGGCTTCGCCAAAAAACGGAAGAATTTAAATCACGTTATGAAAAGGGAGAATCACTGGATGATCTCCTCGCAGAAGCTTACGCCGTAGTAAGGGAAGCTTCTAAGCGCGTGTTAAACATGCGTCCTTTTAAAGTGCAGATACTTGGAGCAATCGCGCTTCACGAAGGTAACATCGCCGAGATGAAAACAGGTGAAGGTAAAACATTAGCCTCTACTATGCCGGCTTATTTAAATGCGCTCACTGGTAAAGGCGTTCATATTATTACTGTGAACGATTATCTTGCCAGCCGTGATGCTACGGAAATGGGCAAATTATTCGAGTTCCTAGGACTGACTGTTGGACTGAACTTAAATGGTATGTCGAAGGATGAAAAGCGTGAGGCTTATAAGGCCGATATCACCTATGGTACTAACAATGAGTTTGGTTTCGACTATTTAAGAGATAATATGGTGTTGTATAAAGAACAGATGGTACAACGTCCACTTCATTATGCCATCATTGATGAAGTAGACTCCATTTTAATTGATGAAGCACGTACTCCACTGATCATTTCCGGATCAGCTTCTAAATCAGCAGACTTATATCAAGCAGCGAATTCTTTTGTCCGTCTGCTGGAGCGTGACGATGAATACACCTATGATGAAAAAACGAAAAACGTTCAACTTACAGAAGAAGGGATCAACAAGGCAGAGAAGTTCTTTAAAATTGAGAACCTGTTTGATCTTTCAAATGTAACGCTGATTCACCACATCAATCAGGCCTTAAAGGCCCATACAACCATGCAGCGTGATACGGATTATGTAGTGGAAGAAGGAGAAGTCGTTATCGTTGACCAGTTCACTGGACGTCTCATGAAAGGACGCCGGTACAGCGACGGCCTTCACCAGGCAATTGAAGCAAAAGAAGGATTGCCGATTCAAAATGAAAGCATGACGCTTGCTTCCATTACGTTCCAGAACCTCTTCCGTATGTATGAAAAGCTGTCAGGTATGACGGGTACAGCTAAAACGGAGGAAGAAGAATTCTTAAATATTTACAACATGCGCGTTATTTCCATTCCTACGAATAAAGATGTTATTCGCGATGATAAACCGGACCTTGTGTATAAAACAATGGATGGGAAGTTTCGAGCGGTAGTGGAAGATATTAAAGAACGATACGAAAATGGACAGCCGGTCCTTGTCGGTACCGTAGCCGTTGAGACTTCGGAGATTATCTCCCGTTATTTAACGAAAGCCAAAGTGCCGCATAACGTACTAAACGCGAAAAACCACTTCCGCGAAGCGGAAATTATTGAAAAAGCAGGTCAAAAAGGTGCGGTTACAATCGCTACAAACATGGCCGGGCGTGGTACGGATATCAAGCTTGGCGAAGGCGTAAGAGAACTTGGCGGCTTGGCGGTTATCGGTACAGAGCGTCACGAATCCCGTCGTATTGATAATCAGCTCCGCGGGCGTTCAGGACGTCAGGGTGACCCGGGAATGTCCCAATTCTACCTGGCGACAGATGATGAACTTATGCGCCGCTTTGCTTCAGATAATATGCGCAATATGATGGAACGTTTAGGCATGGATGACTCTCAGCCGATCGAAAGTAAAATGATCTCTCGTGCGGTAGAGTCTGCTCAAAAACGGGTAGAAGGTAATAACTTTGATGCTCGTAAGACGGTACTGTCTTATGATGATGTCTTACGTCAGCAGCGTGAAGTCATTTACAAGCAGCGTTATGAAGTGCTGGATTCTGATAACCTGCGCGAAATCGTTGAACAGATGATTGAACGCACGGTAAGCCAGACGGTTCAAGCTCACACAACTGAAGAACTGGATGAGGATTGGAACTTAGAAGCCATTGTGGATTATGTTAAAGCCAACTTGCTAGAAGAAGGCGATGTATCCGTTGAGGATCTTAAAGGAAAAGATCCAGAAGAAATGGAAGAACTGATCTTACAGAAGATCAAAGAGCGCTATGATGAAAAAGAAGCGGAGCTTTCAGAAGAGCAAATGCGTGAGTTTGAAAAAGTTATTCTGCTTCGAACCGTTGACCAGAAATGGATGGACCATATTGACCAAATGGATCAGTTGCGACAGGGTATCCATCTGCGTGCTTATGGCCAGAACGATCCATTACGTGAGTATAATTTTGAAGGCTTTAATATGTTTGAGAAAATGGTAGGTTCTATTGATGAGGAAGTTGCTAAATATGTGATGAAGGCCCAAATCCGCAACAACCTGCAGCGTCAGGAAGTAGCCAAAGGGGCAACCGCAGTTTCTGGAAGCCAGGAAAGCAAGCAGCCAAAGAAAAAGTCACCTTACGTGAAAAAAGATACAGTCGGCCGCAACGATCCGTGCCCTTGCGGAAGCGGGAAAAAATATAAAAATTGTCATGGTTAA
- the ftsX gene encoding permease-like cell division protein FtsX, whose product MKFRTLGRHTREGAKSVWRNGWMTISAIGAVTTTLLLVGVFLAVMLNLNEFASNVEQDVEVKVLVDVTANEEQINNLENELSDIPQVNELNYSSKEEELDQLVESLGDQGKAFELFEQSNPLNDAFVIKPEEPVDAIEIADKAQSMEHVDEVDYGEEIVQRLFQFNEYARYIGLALIVGLVFTAIFLISNTIKITIIARRKEIEIMKLVGATNSFIRWPFFIEGMILGVLGALIPITAIIGGYYYLYYNLQDRISFNFIQLLPFNPFAFQLAGIVLVIGAFIGVWGSVMSVRKFLKV is encoded by the coding sequence ATGAAATTTAGAACCCTTGGCAGACATACGCGTGAAGGTGCAAAAAGTGTTTGGCGAAACGGTTGGATGACGATATCCGCCATTGGTGCTGTTACGACTACTCTGTTACTGGTCGGAGTTTTTCTGGCCGTCATGCTCAATTTAAATGAATTTGCAAGCAACGTTGAACAAGACGTAGAGGTAAAAGTGCTTGTAGATGTTACAGCTAATGAGGAACAAATCAATAACCTTGAAAATGAATTAAGCGATATTCCTCAAGTAAATGAATTAAATTATTCATCCAAAGAGGAAGAGCTGGATCAGCTTGTAGAAAGCCTCGGGGACCAGGGGAAAGCTTTTGAATTGTTTGAGCAGAGCAATCCGCTTAACGACGCTTTCGTTATTAAACCTGAAGAACCTGTAGATGCTATTGAGATTGCAGATAAAGCTCAATCCATGGAACACGTGGATGAAGTGGATTATGGTGAAGAAATTGTTCAGCGCTTATTCCAATTTAACGAATACGCAAGGTACATTGGACTGGCTCTTATAGTAGGACTAGTCTTTACAGCTATCTTTTTAATCTCTAACACTATCAAGATTACAATTATTGCCCGGAGAAAAGAGATTGAAATTATGAAGCTGGTAGGAGCAACCAATTCCTTTATACGCTGGCCGTTCTTTATTGAAGGAATGATTTTGGGAGTTCTAGGAGCGCTTATCCCTATAACGGCAATTATAGGCGGTTATTACTACTTGTATTATAACCTGCAGGACCGCATCAGCTTTAACTTTATTCAATTGCTTCCATTCAATCCATTTGCCTTCCAGCTGGCAGGCATTGTCTTAGTTATCGGGGCGTTCATCGGCGTTTGGGGAAGCGTCATGAGTGTACGTAAGTTCTTGAAAGTTTAA
- the cccB gene encoding cytochrome c551, with product MKKWLLTLLFGGTLVLSACGGGGDEGAEESDGGGDTGGEETTSEEVDVAAAEQVYEQNCASCHGGDMEGNVGPALTDVGSNYSPEEISQIIQEGKGSMPAQNVQPEEADNVAKWLTSME from the coding sequence ATGAAAAAGTGGCTATTGACTCTCCTATTTGGAGGCACACTTGTCCTCAGCGCTTGTGGAGGCGGCGGTGATGAAGGTGCCGAAGAATCTGATGGCGGCGGTGATACCGGCGGAGAAGAAACGACAAGTGAAGAAGTAGATGTAGCAGCTGCAGAGCAGGTATATGAGCAGAACTGTGCGAGCTGTCACGGCGGTGACATGGAAGGTAATGTAGGCCCGGCTCTTACAGACGTAGGTTCTAACTATTCTCCTGAAGAAATTTCTCAAATTATTCAGGAAGGGAAAGGTTCCATGCCTGCTCAAAATGTTCAGCCGGAAGAAGCTGACAATGTAGCAAAATGGCTGACTTCCATGGAATAA